In Mercenaria mercenaria strain notata chromosome 13, MADL_Memer_1, whole genome shotgun sequence, a single window of DNA contains:
- the LOC123528636 gene encoding L-amino-acid oxidase-like isoform X2, with protein MRLPSNHYLTWHYLNLFDIETVPFQNYNGKGYLYLYGEKIRLDDWKNNNKKYCDKFWPGWDKNLTDEDKEKYKIDGILTYYTATMRPVMDELGTCPTEKTWHDWLCKWSKISGEDFLRGCCVDKKGYPLTAWPEPAIEGLMESTFIPTLKRNLATHLRGNLDTLQKEPMKTPKFGMDTLPKAFAKKNEKGWNIDVDLSKNIKFGIMVTAVENFETMKKRKKVKVTGINRTTGQMEVTEADAVILTLPLHILRQLDIPFSKEQQNALSHIHCVAYTKIMLQCKTRFWQKDVGQGGFSKMTTGQLRYPDYESSGIDDDERGILSLFTTAESALTYGSQSKEMAILSAVRDISKIHPEIKSEFEVGTVQAWHSDPVAQGAFAFLKPHEFINHMNLLTKPTETIYLAGDALSWAHTWIQGAIFSGLMQAYCFQSHLEDKCICEPVSLMLD; from the exons ATGCGACTTCCTTCCAACCATTACCTTACATGGCACTACCTGAATTTGTTCGACATCGAGACCGTACCATTCCAGAATTACAACGGAAAAGGGTATCTATACTTGTATGGTGAAAAGATAAGACTGGATG ATTggaaaaacaataacaaaaaatactGCGATAAATTCTGGCCAGGCTGGGACAAGAATCTGACCGATGAGGACAAGGAAAAGTACAAAATTGACGGAATCC TGACGTACTATACGGCAACAATGAGGCCAGTCATGGATGAACTAGGAACGTGCCCAACAGAGAAAACATGGCATGACTGGTTGTGCAAATGGTCTAAAATCTCGGGTGAGGATTTCCTACGAGGTTGCTGTGTCGACAAAAAAGGTTACCCGCTAACAGCATGGCCTGAGCCAGCCATTGAAGGTTTAATG gaATCTACATTCATACCAACGCTTAAAAGGAATCTAGCTACACATCTTCGAGGAAATCTTGATACTTTGCAGAAAGAGCCCATGAAAACACCTAAATTTGGAATGGACACCTTGCCAAAGGCGTTTGCAAAAAAGAACGAGAAAGGTTGGAACATTGATGTTGACCTCTCAAAAAATATAAAGTTTGGCATCATGGTTACTGCTGTCGAAAACtttgaaacaatgaaaaaaagaaagaaagtcaAGGTCACGGGAATTAACCGAACTACTGGACAAATGGAAGTTACCGAAGCGGATGCCGTTATTTTGACATTACCGCTACACATTCTGCGACAGTTGGACATACCGTTCAGCAAAGAGCAACAAAATGCTCTTTCCCATATTCATTGTGTTGCCTATACGAAAATTATGTTACAGTGCAAGACAAGATTCTGGCAGAAAGATGTGGGCCAAGGAGGTTTCAGCAAAATGACTACCGGGCAGTTACGTTACCCGGATTATGAAAGTTCTGGAATTGATGACGATGAGCGTGGAATCTTGTCGCTATTTACAACGGCTGAAAGTGCCCTGACGTATGGCTCTCAATCGAAAGAAATGGCTATCCTTAGCGCAGTACGTGATATAAGTAAAATACATCCAGAAATAAAGAGCGAATTCGAGGTTGGCACCGTTCAGGCTTGGCACAGTGATCCAGTAGCTCAAGGCGCCTTCGCATTTTTGAAGCCCCATGAGTTTATAAATCACATGAATCTCCTGACAAAACCCACTGAAACTATTTATTTGGCCGGAGATGCTCTGTCCTGGGCTCATACCTGGATTCAGGGAGCAATATTCTCTGGTCTGATGCAAGCGTATTGCTTTCAGTCGCATCTAGAGGATAAATGTATCTGCGAGCCTGTGTCTCTAATGTTGGATTAG
- the LOC128548046 gene encoding pyruvate dehydrogenase E1 component subunit beta, mitochondrial-like: MGFAGIAIGAAMAGLKPVCEFMSFNFSMQAIDQVINSAAKASYMSAGIISVPVVFRGPNGALLGGSASHSQCFAAWYGHCPGLKVVSPYSSEDSKGLLKASIRDPNPVIFLENNCMYNKVFEMSDEAMDTDFLLPIGKAKVERQGHHCTLVSFSKFVGLSLQAAEELAGIGVECEVINLRTIRPVDEKAILKSVRKTKHLVTIEGGWPQFGVGAEICSIVVESEVFHHLKAPVSRVTGADVPLPYAKTLEQNAVPQIANITRSVKKLLNIK, encoded by the exons ATGGGATTTGCAGGCATAGCTATCGGCGCAGCTATG GCTGGCTTGAAGCCGGTTTGTGAGTTCATGTCGTTCAACTTTTCAATGCAGGCAATCGATCAG GTGATTAACTCTGCAGCCAAAGCGAGCTATATGTCGGCAGGAATA ATTTCAGTTCCGGTTGTGTTCCGAGGACCGAATGGTGCTCTACTTGGAGGATCAGCCTCTCATTCTCAGTGTTTTGCTGCATGGTACGGACACTGTCCCGGACTAAAAGTTGTCTCCCCTTATTCATCAGAAGACAGCAAAGGTCTGCTGAAAGCTTCCATTAGAGATCCCAATCCAG TTATATTCTTAGAGAATAATTGTATGTATAATAAAGTATTCGAGATGTCGGATGAGGCGATGGACACAGATTTCTTACTCCCAATAGGAAAAGCTAAAGTCGAGCGGCAAG GACACCATTGTACACTAgtgtcattttcaaagtttgtcgGGCTGTCCTTACAGGCAGCAGAAGAACTGGCGGGAATCGGTGTCGAATGTGAG GTGATCAACCTTAGGACAATTCGTCCAGTGGACGAgaaagccattttgaaatcagTGAGGAAAACAAAACATCTTGTGACAATAGAAGGAGGCTGGCCACAGTTTGGTGTTGGTGCGGAAATTTGCTCAATAGTAGTTGAAA GTGAAGTGTTTCACCACTTGAAGGCGCCAGTAAGCAGAGTGACAGGGGCCGATGTTCCGCTCCCATACGCTAAAACATTAGAACAAAATGCTGTGCCACAGATTGCCAATATAACTAGAAGTGTAAAGAAACTCCTTAACATAAAGTGA
- the LOC123528636 gene encoding putative L-amino-acid oxidase YobN isoform X1, with amino-acid sequence MKRHVIIVGAGMAGLAAAYELAQVGHEVTILEAQYCVGGRVKTVREGFAEGLLCEGGAMRLPSNHYLTWHYLNLFDIETVPFQNYNGKGYLYLYGEKIRLDDWKNNNKKYCDKFWPGWDKNLTDEDKEKYKIDGILTYYTATMRPVMDELGTCPTEKTWHDWLCKWSKISGEDFLRGCCVDKKGYPLTAWPEPAIEGLMESTFIPTLKRNLATHLRGNLDTLQKEPMKTPKFGMDTLPKAFAKKNEKGWNIDVDLSKNIKFGIMVTAVENFETMKKRKKVKVTGINRTTGQMEVTEADAVILTLPLHILRQLDIPFSKEQQNALSHIHCVAYTKIMLQCKTRFWQKDVGQGGFSKMTTGQLRYPDYESSGIDDDERGILSLFTTAESALTYGSQSKEMAILSAVRDISKIHPEIKSEFEVGTVQAWHSDPVAQGAFAFLKPHEFINHMNLLTKPTETIYLAGDALSWAHTWIQGAIFSGLMQAYCFQSHLEDKCICEPVSLMLD; translated from the exons ATGAAACGTCATGTGATTATAGTTGGTGCGGGGATGGCAGGCCTGGCTGCAGCATATGAACTTGCTCAAGTAGGCCATGAG GTAACAATACTAGAGGCACAGTACTGTGTTGGCGGACGTGTGAAAACAGTTAGAGAAGGTTTTGCTGAAGGTCTTCTTTGTGAAG GTGGGGCAATGCGACTTCCTTCCAACCATTACCTTACATGGCACTACCTGAATTTGTTCGACATCGAGACCGTACCATTCCAGAATTACAACGGAAAAGGGTATCTATACTTGTATGGTGAAAAGATAAGACTGGATG ATTggaaaaacaataacaaaaaatactGCGATAAATTCTGGCCAGGCTGGGACAAGAATCTGACCGATGAGGACAAGGAAAAGTACAAAATTGACGGAATCC TGACGTACTATACGGCAACAATGAGGCCAGTCATGGATGAACTAGGAACGTGCCCAACAGAGAAAACATGGCATGACTGGTTGTGCAAATGGTCTAAAATCTCGGGTGAGGATTTCCTACGAGGTTGCTGTGTCGACAAAAAAGGTTACCCGCTAACAGCATGGCCTGAGCCAGCCATTGAAGGTTTAATG gaATCTACATTCATACCAACGCTTAAAAGGAATCTAGCTACACATCTTCGAGGAAATCTTGATACTTTGCAGAAAGAGCCCATGAAAACACCTAAATTTGGAATGGACACCTTGCCAAAGGCGTTTGCAAAAAAGAACGAGAAAGGTTGGAACATTGATGTTGACCTCTCAAAAAATATAAAGTTTGGCATCATGGTTACTGCTGTCGAAAACtttgaaacaatgaaaaaaagaaagaaagtcaAGGTCACGGGAATTAACCGAACTACTGGACAAATGGAAGTTACCGAAGCGGATGCCGTTATTTTGACATTACCGCTACACATTCTGCGACAGTTGGACATACCGTTCAGCAAAGAGCAACAAAATGCTCTTTCCCATATTCATTGTGTTGCCTATACGAAAATTATGTTACAGTGCAAGACAAGATTCTGGCAGAAAGATGTGGGCCAAGGAGGTTTCAGCAAAATGACTACCGGGCAGTTACGTTACCCGGATTATGAAAGTTCTGGAATTGATGACGATGAGCGTGGAATCTTGTCGCTATTTACAACGGCTGAAAGTGCCCTGACGTATGGCTCTCAATCGAAAGAAATGGCTATCCTTAGCGCAGTACGTGATATAAGTAAAATACATCCAGAAATAAAGAGCGAATTCGAGGTTGGCACCGTTCAGGCTTGGCACAGTGATCCAGTAGCTCAAGGCGCCTTCGCATTTTTGAAGCCCCATGAGTTTATAAATCACATGAATCTCCTGACAAAACCCACTGAAACTATTTATTTGGCCGGAGATGCTCTGTCCTGGGCTCATACCTGGATTCAGGGAGCAATATTCTCTGGTCTGATGCAAGCGTATTGCTTTCAGTCGCATCTAGAGGATAAATGTATCTGCGAGCCTGTGTCTCTAATGTTGGATTAG